DNA from Gramella sp. MAR_2010_147:
CAGAATCATCCAAGTACACCTTAGATCCTAAACCAGGATGACAAATAATGGATTCTGGAACAGCTTCGATAAAAAAGATGCTGTGAAAAATTACAAATATTAATTAAACTCCATACAGTCTGCTGAAGGGATGTTCACTCCTGCTGCCTGTTGATATACAAGCTCTGCTCCTAAATGCCCTACATACATCAATGTCCCTGTCCCGCCTAGCATGAGCAGCACTAAAATAATAGAAATCATTCTGGTTTTAATAATATCTATATACCTCATTAGTATTTCTAATAGTAGTGAGATGGTAAATATCCAGGCTGTTGTGTAAGCAAGATTTTCATGTTCTTTAAGAATGGTAGGATCGCATAGCTGTCTCGCTACGATCCCATCGGCAAGATCACCGGTATAAATGGAGATCCAAATACCAAATACTCCTAAAAGAAGTAATAGTCTACCGCCATGATCCCAGGTGATTTTTGAAGACCAAAGTGCAATAAGTTTAAAAAGTGTTGCCATGAGCAACAAGACAATTGGAAAATGAACGGACAGAGGATGAAACACCTCTGTCCGCCAAAAATCTGGTAATTGATCCATTTCTATTCCATTATTTTTACGGAAAGTGGATCCAGTCTTTTTCCGTTTTTCTCTACTTCAACTTCAACTTTCTGACCTTTTTCTAATTCTGAAAAATCTACTTCACTACCGTTTCTGGTAAGGCTGGTAGTTTCTGTAAAATAGAGCTCCAAGGTTTTATCGTCATCTGTAGATACGTAAATCTCCGTTTTCTCAGCTTCTACTTTTTTGATAGTCCCCTGATAAGTTCCAGATTCTACCACATCGGTACTTTCGCCGCAGGCAATAAATAGAATTAGTGTACTAAGAAAGAGTCCTTTTTTAATTAATGATTTCATTGTTTTAGATTTTAATTAGATTTCAATATTCAAAGTACCTAAAAAAACAGGCTTCCCAAAGACTCCAGGTACTTTTATATATATTTTAGCATAAATTCCCGTCACCAGTCCTTTTCAGAGGATCTTGTAGGTATTCTAATCATATTAAAAGACCTCATCAAGTGGAATAAACCAGGAAGAATAATGCCTCCTCCAATAATTAGAGAAATACCAAGTACTTTAATCACAGCAGGAGGCGCTATGCCTGCCAGCATATCTACTTCAGTATTTTGAGTGATAATAAGATTAGGAAAATGTGTGTTTACGGCAGCGAATATTACTAATAAAATCTGCATTCCGGCAAATATCCTGGTTAATATACTATGTTGTTTTTTTATAGATCGCCATAATGGAATTAGCATGAGTGCTGATAAAGCAATAGCTGAGAGCGATAAAGTATTCTGAAGAAAATCCATCACAAAAACCATCTCTGTAGAATAACCATATAATAAAACAACACCTCCAATGATCACAAGAACAACAGTGAATATTGCCGATTTTCGACTGTACATTTTTCTTATAGCTCCTGTAGTTTCACCAATAAGTAAGGTAGACGCCAGAAAGGCACATAGTGAGGCGTAAAATAAACCTGTTAGAAATGTAAAAATATTAAGCCAGGGTTTCATGAAAATTTCAGCAAAGGTAGTTTCTGAATAATCATCGGTAATAATAATTTCTCCACTAACCAGAGAGCCGAAAGACATTCCAAGAAAAATTGGTGTTATAAGGCTGGAAATCCTGAACATCCTGTTATACCAGTCCTGTGATTTATCTACCACCGCATCATAATGCCTGAAAATAAAAGCTACTCCGCGCATGGTGATCCCTAAAAGCACCAGTGTTAAAGGAATATGCAGGTAAATAATTATAATATTAAAATAATGCGGGAATGCGATCCACAGGATCACAATAAGAATGATAAGCCAGATGTGGTTCGCCTCCCAAACCGGCCCCATCACTTTATAAACCGTATCCCTGTTCAGTTTTTTATTTTCCCGGGACGAAAATAGTTCTACGATTCCAGCACCAAAATCGGCACCGCCAAGCAGCACATATAGAAACAGGGAGAAAAATGTGAAAAATAAAACTACATACAGCATCATTGATCTGTTGGGTTATTGAGTACTTTAATTTGTCTTTTCATCAGCCAGGTTACGGTAATTGCCAGCGTAATATAAACAGCTACATACAGGAAGAAACTGTATTTTAATCCAGGCATTGGAGTTACAGCTTCAGAAGTGCGCATAATATTATATACGATCCAAGGTTGTCTACCAACTTCGGTCACTACCCAACCGGCCTCTACAGCAATAAAACCTAACGGACTTAACAGGGCAAACAGCCACCAATACTTCCTATTGTTCATCCAGCTTTTTTTCTTCAGGCTAATAAAATAGACCAGAGCAGCGATCATCAGTAAGGTTCCAATACTCACCATCACCTGAAAAGCATAATGAACAATAGCTACCGGAGGCAAATTCTCTTCAGGAAAATCATTTAAACCCTTAACCTCTGCATCAAAATCCCCAAAAGCTAAAAAGGATAAAGCTTTAGGGATTTCAATTTTATGTGAAACTTCCTTTTTCTCTTCATCTACGATTCCACCAACATATAATGGCACTCCCTTTCCAGTTTCATAATGCGCTTCCATCGCGGCTAATTTAATAGGCTGCCGTTTCGCCACATCTTTTGCTGAAATGTCACCGCTAACTGGCTGAAGTAAAGCAGCAACAGCTCCGAAAAAAATGGCGATCTTGAAAGCTTCTTTATGAAGTTCGGGTCTCTTATTCCTAAGTATCTGAAAGGCATGGATTCCAGCTACCGCAAATCCGGTAGCAGCGAAAGCAGCCAGGGTCATATGCAGCGCCTGAGTAAACCAGGCATCGTTCAGGAATGCTTTTACAGGATCTATATTTACAAATTCTCCATTTATCACCTCAAAACCAGTTGGCGCGTTCATCCACGCATTTGCTGAAACCACCAGAATTCCAGACAGCACTCCGGAAATTCCAATGATGATCCCAGTGATCCAATGAAAGGTTTCAGGCAGTTTTTTCCAGCCATACAGGTAAAAACCAAGGGCGATCGCTTCTACAAAGAAGGCGGCTCCCTCCAGGGAAAAAGGCATTCCTATAACGGGACCGGCATGTTTCATAAACTCTGGCCAGAGCATTCCAAGTTCAAATGAAAGTGCCGTACCAGAAACCGCTCCGGTGACAAAAAAAATGGCCACCCCTCTTTGCCATGCCTTCGTAAGGTCCAGGTAAACGGGGTTACGGGTATTTAGCCACTTTCTATGGGAAACGACCATAAAGAAGGGCATCACCATACCAATACATGCAAAAATAATATGAAAGCCGAGGGTAAATGCCATTTGAAGTCTGGCAAAATCGAGGTTCTCCATTCAAAGAAGTTTTCTTTGGTAAATCTATAATTAAGCTAAGTGAATCAGCTATTCTTTCGGTGTATAAATTTAAGGAAAATTAGAACCTTCAGCGTTCTTCAGTAAAGATAATTTCAGGCTTTTCAGTATAAAAGAAAATTGATGGATGCAACGGTCTAGTATAACCGTCAGTTACGGGTTAAAATGCGTTAATTTTTGTTTTGGCACAGACGTTAGCAATTCCGAGTGGATTCGGACGTAGTCGAATCCGCCGTAATTGCGGTTATGCATTGTTGTGCGCTGGCTTTTTCTCGATGATATCTAACGTGTCATTTACAAAATCAGTTTTTCCAAGCACATACGAACCTCTATCGTTTTTAAATTTAGAGGCTAATTCAAGTTTTAAATTTTCGTATTCCTTCGCTCTTTTTTTATTTGCATTTAGATAGTCTCTAAAGTCAATTTGTTTCCACATCACATTGTCTTTTGGGCACATATGAATATGGAAAATCTGTTCTTTAGTCCCATCGACATTATATCCTTTTCCAAATGTTGAATATTCCGCTATATTTTCTCTTGCTGGAACTTTAAAATGGGAATATCCCAACTCCGTGAATTCCTCAATTAGTTTTTCGTCAAACAGCAATTCTTCGGTAATTTCAATCATTAAATCGATATAGGGTTTAGATTTTATTGTTGTGATTGAAGAGCTACCAAAATGTTCAATTCGCAATATTTTTTCTTTTCCGATTTTATTTAATATTCGGTTTTTTTCATTTTCGTAAATGTTTTTCCATTCGGGATTATGGTCGACCAATACGATTGGAAAAAGTCTGTTCCAATCTTCTTTGGTCAAATCATTTAGCATTTCTTTCATTGTATCTCGATTTTTTTCAGCTTGCGCACAACATCTGATAATGCCATTAATCTCTAAAAATACCCGGATAACTGAGCGGTATAACCATTCTAATTGGAGCTATAACCTAAACTATACGTAGCTCCAGATGCGGAGAAGGCTTTAGTTCGGTTGCATCGCACAAATAGGCGTGCACTTGTTTCCCCCCAAACCATAACTCCTGAAAAACATTGCTCAGAAATCCGGGTGAATATTTAAAAAGTATCTTCTTATATATTTATAAATAGTTGTTCCCTGAATTTTATTCAGAAAACTGAATTAATTAAATAAGGAGGCTGTATGGAAGTAATTTATTTTCAGTAAACATAAAAGTACACTAAATACCTGAATAACAGGGAATAATACTCTTAAAAAGATTCGGCTATCCTAAAAAAGTTCTTTCCAAATGATATAAATCGCCATAAGCAACACAAACCAACCAAAGCCTTTTTTCAGCTTTTTACCATTTATAAAATTATTCAGGTAAACGCCCAGCCAGATACCACCAATAGACAATCCTGTAAATATCATTAAAAACATCCAGTCTATCTTCATGTTTTCAACATCTCCAATAAAACCTATGAGCGATTTTACAGCAATAATTAACAACGAAGTCGCCACGGCTTTTTTCATTGGTAATTTTGCAAGTAAGACCAGTGCCGGTATAATTAGGAATCCGCCACCCGCACCTACTATTCCGGTAAGCAAACCAACTACCAATCCTTCAACAATAATGAGCGGGTAATTGTAAGAAACTTTTTCCTCCTTTAGATTTCTACCATTATCTTTCTCACGGATCATCGATATGGAAGCGATCAACATGATAATTGCAAAGAATAACATGATTCCAATATTCTTTGTGATATCAAGTCCAAAGACAGAAAATAGTTCTTCGGGGATCGCTGGCACTAAAAACTTCCTGGTGAGATAGACTGCGATGAATGCCGGTATTGCGAAAACAATGGCCGTTCTATAATCAATTAATTTTTTTGGCATGTTTCTAAGCGCTCCAACCAAAGAAGAAGTACCTACCACAAATAAAGAATAAGCTGTCGCCGTTACGGGATTGATCGCCATTAGATATACCAGAACCGGGACAGTAAGTATAGACCCCCCACCACCAATAAGCCCTAATACTACTCCTATTAACAATGCTCCAACATAACCCAGAATTTCCAGTATTTCCATTTTAAAATTTATTTAGGGCAAAAATATCCTGTAGGTTAAATAAGCACAGTAACAAGTGTTACATTGATGTTTTTAAAGATCCTTTACAATAATATGGTTACGTTGAAGCGATATTTTCCCATTCTTTTCCAATTTCTTTAGCAACCTGGAAACAACCACACGAGATGTGTGCAGATCGTAAGCGATTTCCTGATGTGTGCTTTGTATATTCTCATTTTGGTTTACTTTCACCTTATCGCGCAGATATCTCATGAGTCGCTCATCCATATTAAGGAATGCGATGGTATCTATAGTATCCAGCATTTCTGAAAGCCTGGTGTGGTATGATTCAAAGACAAAGTTTCGCCAGGATTTATACTTTGCAGTCCATTCTTCCATTTTGCTAATAGGTATCATGATAAACCTGGTATCGTTTTCGGCTACGGCCCTAATTTCACTTTTGGTTTGGCCCAAACAGCAGTTCAATGTCATGGCGCAAGTATCCCCACGTTCCAGGAAGTAAAGCAACAATTCATCTGCATCGCTATCTTCTCTAAGAATTTTAATAGCTCCATTTAATAGTAAGGGCATTCCCGTGACATAATCACCTATTTCAATAATCTTATCACCCGCAGCAGCATTTTTAATACTTCCACTCTCAGCGATCTCCTCTATTAGTTCTTTTTCAAAAAGAAAACCATAGGCTTCTTCCAGTTCAGTACGCATGGAATTTACTTTAGACACGTAAAATTAGGAAGAATAATCAAGAATAAAACCTAGCGGTGAGGTAGGCTATTCATTAAAAATGATAAGTTTAAAGTTTTCCTGATTTTATAAAAACTTTAATGATGATCGTATGATTTCGTAGTTTGTTTAACATGGTGTTATTACAGTAGCGCATTCATTCTATCTATCTTTATTCAAAAAAATATTATGAGCGAAGAAAAAATGTTGAAAACACTAAATCCGGTAAATGGTAAGACCATTAAAGAATATAAAATGATGACAGGAGACGAAATGAACACTGCTGTAAAATCATGCCATGAAGCTTTTCTTAAATGGAAAGCCAAACCAGTAGAAGATCGAGCAAAAATTATTTCCAATATCGGTAAGAAGTTAGCAGAACATAAGGATGAACTGGTAAAGCTCATGACGAATGAAATGGGTAAGCTTCTTAAACAAGGTGAGCAAGAAGTAGATCTATGTTCTGGAATCTGCGATTACACTGCAAAAAATGGTCCTAAGAGCTTAAAAGATGAAGAACGAGAATTACCCGAAGGCGGAAAAGGCTTTATTACCTACTCCCCTCTTGGTGTTATTTACGGAATACAACCCTGGAATTTTCCTTCTTACCAGGTAGTTCGTTATTCTATAGCCAACTTAATGGCAGGAAACGGCGTATTGTTAAAACATGCTGAAAGTGTTACGGGTACCGCGCTTCTTTTGGAGAAGATCTATCAGGAAGCCGGTTTACCCGAAAATCTTTTTAAGGTCTTACTCATCTCGCACGACCAGAGCGATGCTGTTATTGAAAACAAATTAGTACGAGGTGTAACTTTAACAGGAAGCCCTGATGCCGGAAAAATTATTGGTAAAAAAGCCGGGGAGAATCTCAAGAAAACAGTTCTGGAACTTGGAAGTAATGATGCTTATATCGTCCTGGAAGATGCTGATATTGACCTGGCCGTAAAAACATGTGTTCAGGGAAGATTATATAACAATGGTGAAACCTGCGTTGCGGCGAAAAGATTTATCGTGGTAGATAAGGTTTACGACAAATTCAAGGAAGGTTTTGTGGAGCAAATGTCCAATATAAAAGCTGGCGACCCCACAAAAGAAGACAGCGATATTGGACCTATGGCTCGAGAAGATCTTCGGGATGAATTACATGAACAGGTGGAAGAAAGCGTAAAAAAAGGAGCCGAAATTTTATGCGGTGGTAAAATGCCAGATGGTGAAGGGTTCTTTTATCCTGCAACCGTTCTGGGTAATCTTAAACCGGGAATGCCTGCTTATGATGATGAGCTTTTTGGCCCTGTAGCCTCGCTTATTAAAGCGAAAGATGCAGATGATGCCATGCAAATTGCCAATAGCAGTAGATTTGGACTTGGCGGCGGAATCTTCTCCAAAGATGAAAAGAAAGCAAGGGAGCTGGCGCAGAATCATTTTGATACCGGAATGGTCTTTATCAATTCTTTTGGACTGGCAAAACCAAATATGCCATTTGGAGGAGTAAAAGATTCTGGTTACGGAAGGGAACACGGTACCTTTGGGCTTCATGAATTTGTGAATGTAAAAGCGGTGATGTTAGCTTAAGATTTCAGATTATTTTATAAGAAGGTTGTTGAATATCTTTTTTAATGTGTTAAGGATCAGTTCACAGATTTAATAAGAAATCTGAAGAGGTAGATCAAAATCAGAAACACTAAAAAGATCTTCAGCAGCCTCTTTTATTTCCTACAGAAATCGGGTGAATTCCCTCTAAATTAATCATTTAGCGAAACCATCTATATAATTGATTTTCAGTATATTTAACTTTTCTATTTCTTCTGAAACAGGAAAATAACTGCTTAGAGCCAATTTAAACATTGATGGAGTTTAATCTTGCCGAAAAATTAGCGATCGTAAAAGATATAGACAGGGTGATCCTGGCAGATAATACCGTAGCCAAAGCCGAAATGGTTTATCTGGGACAACTCATGAAATTATTAGATTTTGATTCCGCCTTTGTAGAAGAAGCCCGTAAATTCAACATCCGGCAGGCCAATGGAGTTCTTGAAAATATGAGCGAGGCGAAAAAACACTCACTGGCAATTATTTTGCATGAGATGGCCTACGCCGATGGGGAAATGAGCCGTGAAGAAATTGAAATACTTTTTTCCGTGTTTCAGAAAGCCGGGATTAAAATTGAAGAACCCGGTAATTCATATTCGGTATTTGATGCTTCAGATGTCTATTTTAAATCTACAAAACGCAGAAGTCGCGACCTGGAATCAAATACCATTGCAAGCATCTGCGAAACCAAAAGAGCTGTGAGAGTGGAGCCACATATAGACAAAGGCTACCTGGTTACTATTTTTAAACTGAAT
Protein-coding regions in this window:
- a CDS encoding DUF2231 domain-containing protein; protein product: MDQLPDFWRTEVFHPLSVHFPIVLLLMATLFKLIALWSSKITWDHGGRLLLLLGVFGIWISIYTGDLADGIVARQLCDPTILKEHENLAYTTAWIFTISLLLEILMRYIDIIKTRMISIILVLLMLGGTGTLMYVGHLGAELVYQQAAGVNIPSADCMEFN
- a CDS encoding cytochrome d ubiquinol oxidase subunit II; this encodes MMLYVVLFFTFFSLFLYVLLGGADFGAGIVELFSSRENKKLNRDTVYKVMGPVWEANHIWLIILIVILWIAFPHYFNIIIIYLHIPLTLVLLGITMRGVAFIFRHYDAVVDKSQDWYNRMFRISSLITPIFLGMSFGSLVSGEIIITDDYSETTFAEIFMKPWLNIFTFLTGLFYASLCAFLASTLLIGETTGAIRKMYSRKSAIFTVVLVIIGGVVLLYGYSTEMVFVMDFLQNTLSLSAIALSALMLIPLWRSIKKQHSILTRIFAGMQILLVIFAAVNTHFPNLIITQNTEVDMLAGIAPPAVIKVLGISLIIGGGIILPGLFHLMRSFNMIRIPTRSSEKDW
- a CDS encoding cytochrome ubiquinol oxidase subunit I, which translates into the protein MENLDFARLQMAFTLGFHIIFACIGMVMPFFMVVSHRKWLNTRNPVYLDLTKAWQRGVAIFFVTGAVSGTALSFELGMLWPEFMKHAGPVIGMPFSLEGAAFFVEAIALGFYLYGWKKLPETFHWITGIIIGISGVLSGILVVSANAWMNAPTGFEVINGEFVNIDPVKAFLNDAWFTQALHMTLAAFAATGFAVAGIHAFQILRNKRPELHKEAFKIAIFFGAVAALLQPVSGDISAKDVAKRQPIKLAAMEAHYETGKGVPLYVGGIVDEEKKEVSHKIEIPKALSFLAFGDFDAEVKGLNDFPEENLPPVAIVHYAFQVMVSIGTLLMIAALVYFISLKKKSWMNNRKYWWLFALLSPLGFIAVEAGWVVTEVGRQPWIVYNIMRTSEAVTPMPGLKYSFFLYVAVYITLAITVTWLMKRQIKVLNNPTDQ
- a CDS encoding GrpB family protein yields the protein MKEMLNDLTKEDWNRLFPIVLVDHNPEWKNIYENEKNRILNKIGKEKILRIEHFGSSSITTIKSKPYIDLMIEITEELLFDEKLIEEFTELGYSHFKVPARENIAEYSTFGKGYNVDGTKEQIFHIHMCPKDNVMWKQIDFRDYLNANKKRAKEYENLKLELASKFKNDRGSYVLGKTDFVNDTLDIIEKKPAHNNA
- a CDS encoding sulfite exporter TauE/SafE family protein, translated to MEILEILGYVGALLIGVVLGLIGGGGSILTVPVLVYLMAINPVTATAYSLFVVGTSSLVGALRNMPKKLIDYRTAIVFAIPAFIAVYLTRKFLVPAIPEELFSVFGLDITKNIGIMLFFAIIMLIASISMIREKDNGRNLKEEKVSYNYPLIIVEGLVVGLLTGIVGAGGGFLIIPALVLLAKLPMKKAVATSLLIIAVKSLIGFIGDVENMKIDWMFLMIFTGLSIGGIWLGVYLNNFINGKKLKKGFGWFVLLMAIYIIWKELF
- a CDS encoding Crp/Fnr family transcriptional regulator, which produces MRTELEEAYGFLFEKELIEEIAESGSIKNAAAGDKIIEIGDYVTGMPLLLNGAIKILREDSDADELLLYFLERGDTCAMTLNCCLGQTKSEIRAVAENDTRFIMIPISKMEEWTAKYKSWRNFVFESYHTRLSEMLDTIDTIAFLNMDERLMRYLRDKVKVNQNENIQSTHQEIAYDLHTSRVVVSRLLKKLEKNGKISLQRNHIIVKDL
- a CDS encoding NAD-dependent succinate-semialdehyde dehydrogenase, with the translated sequence MSEEKMLKTLNPVNGKTIKEYKMMTGDEMNTAVKSCHEAFLKWKAKPVEDRAKIISNIGKKLAEHKDELVKLMTNEMGKLLKQGEQEVDLCSGICDYTAKNGPKSLKDEERELPEGGKGFITYSPLGVIYGIQPWNFPSYQVVRYSIANLMAGNGVLLKHAESVTGTALLLEKIYQEAGLPENLFKVLLISHDQSDAVIENKLVRGVTLTGSPDAGKIIGKKAGENLKKTVLELGSNDAYIVLEDADIDLAVKTCVQGRLYNNGETCVAAKRFIVVDKVYDKFKEGFVEQMSNIKAGDPTKEDSDIGPMAREDLRDELHEQVEESVKKGAEILCGGKMPDGEGFFYPATVLGNLKPGMPAYDDELFGPVASLIKAKDADDAMQIANSSRFGLGGGIFSKDEKKARELAQNHFDTGMVFINSFGLAKPNMPFGGVKDSGYGREHGTFGLHEFVNVKAVMLA